A single genomic interval of Azospirillum sp. TSA2s harbors:
- a CDS encoding ribonuclease HI, which produces MERRATRVTVFADASFCGKRLRAGWAVWVRSGRRVFRYSGHGPAGDSCEAELTALGNGVIAAVHNLRLCRGDIVTVQSDNQHALGVLGGSQRVREDRTADQEIHGEVMEVVRNRGIRLRTEFVKGHQGDVDVRAAIQGWCDATARAALSAAVVEELLVQQGQPCLA; this is translated from the coding sequence ATGGAGAGGCGAGCAACACGAGTAACCGTCTTTGCCGACGCCAGCTTCTGTGGGAAGCGGCTGCGAGCAGGCTGGGCGGTGTGGGTACGATCGGGACGGAGGGTCTTCCGCTACAGCGGCCACGGACCCGCCGGCGATTCCTGCGAGGCTGAGCTGACGGCTCTGGGCAACGGCGTCATCGCCGCCGTCCATAACCTGAGGCTCTGTCGCGGCGACATCGTAACGGTGCAGTCGGACAACCAACACGCTCTCGGTGTGCTTGGCGGTTCGCAACGGGTCCGCGAGGACCGCACTGCCGATCAGGAAATTCACGGCGAGGTCATGGAGGTGGTCCGCAACCGCGGCATCAGGCTCCGGACCGAGTTCGTGAAGGGCCACCAAGGGGACGTTGACGTTCGGGCAGCGATCCAGGGGTGGTGTGACGCGACCGCCCGTGCCGCATTATCGGCGGCGGTGGTAGAGGAGCTGCTTGTCCAGCAGGGTCAGCCCTGCTTGGCGTAG